The Paenibacillus sp. 481 DNA window AGTTTATGACGACTATTTACGCCGTTCGACCGTAATTCCTACCCATTGCTTCTAATCCTAAAGCTAATTTTTTTATAGATGCAACACGTAACGAGAACTACCTATTTTGGAATGAGGGCAGTCCTAAATATATCTGTTTGGAAATGGAATTTGCCGAATGGTTAGGACATTTGATAACAGCGAACGGTTCTGATTTTTGGAATTGGAATCCGATGCTTCAATGTAGAGAGATTTACAACACGGTTAATCTGAAGTGTATGAAGGTTAAAGTTGTTGAGGCGGAAAGTTGAAATATTACATCAAAGAACAGGCTTATGCTATTTTTATTCCTGCATAAGCCTATTCTTTATTTAAGGAGTGGTTTCAGATACAACGTGTTGATTTAAGTTCAACTTGCTATATTGATTTTGAAAAATTAATTGCTGTAAAAAACTCTAAACTGATACCTTTATCATCCGTACAAATGCGTATCCTACGTAAGCTTGCTATGAGTCCAAATGAAGCTATCACAACACAAGATTTGATTGAATTTGCATGGTGGCCAGAGTATGAAGGAATACCCAAAGGAGAGCTATATAAGTGTATAGGACGTATAAGAGCAAAACTGGAGAGCAGTGACCGTGACCCAAAGTTTATTTTGACTGTGCATGGTTATGGTTACATGTTGTGTCCATGTAAAATAGAAAAATAATTTTTTTATTTTACATAAAATGGTTCTTATCTGCCTGTGCAGGTATTGTATTCATAAATGAACATGATATTCTAAGAACACCCAATAATTGTGTTGGGTGTTCTCTTATTTCAGGCACCATTTTATGACTTGAAATCGGTAAAATGGGGGTGGTTCTATTGATTGCAAATTAATAGGAACTAGGATTACTCAGAATAGTCCTAGTCCCGAAAAGGTATTGCCAATTTCATTATTATTCAACATCAACATCTAGTCAACATTGCGAAAACAACACCTGTTATAAAAATTTGGCTAGGGAGGCACTACCAATGAAAATTAAGAAACTGTTTGCTGCTGTATCTTTGAGTCTGTTGCTTTCTATTGCACCTTCTGCAAGTGCCCAAGGTGTCCATCAACAAAAGGTACAAAATGAACAGGTTGTGCGTTCATTTTTGACCACGGAGAACGGATTGCAAGAAATCACGATTGATGAGTACAAGGCCCTCTTGAAAAGAGGTCAAGTCGTACAAAGCCAAGTCGATGGGTTGACGAAAAGAGCTAATCAAAATCCATCAAATGATATATCTGCTGACCATCCTGATAATCGTCCAGTGAAATTCAGATTCTATTCCAGTTATTTTTCTGCAGCAGTACCTCAACCGGAGATGAGGATAGCGATGACAGACATTTTGCGAAATACGTCATCGGTTAAC harbors:
- a CDS encoding helix-turn-helix domain-containing protein, translated to MPLSSVQMRILRKLAMSPNEAITTQDLIEFAWWPEYEGIPKGELYKCIGRIRAKLESSDRDPKFILTVHGYGYMLCPCKIEK